In one Erwinia aphidicola genomic region, the following are encoded:
- the traI gene encoding TraI/MobA(P) family conjugative relaxase, which produces MLAVVAERRRDGKSSFVQLISYTILRDDVEMSETLSPEKPFVRKSRAEDKIFNDLVGYATRNALPDSQDIIATFLDGRQQVRCDKVICETNCFSLETSSTEMDMVAMQNTRCNDPVYHAILSWPTSERPTPDQIFESARYCLKRLGMEDHQYVFAIHDDTDNVHCHLTVNRVNPASYKVAAPYNDYFTLDRCCRELELKNGWKHDNGPYMVNGDGAISRNRKFYKSAPSAARQMEHFGDKESLFSYAVDNCREKLNSLFMQSDYSWDDVHDILIAAGLELRQKGEGLAIYDVADDEQCSVKASDLHPELTLSCQQELIGKFNPASIVREVNKDGKDVLLSAVDIESQYDNRLHRRDKGARTERRNARAEARQDLIARYKAYKTSFVRPGISADAARTRFRELVAGYRIRKNNVRMTERDPLLRKLMFRALEVEKMKDMAALRLQIRDERKALKEMPGSRPLSYRAWVEVQASGNDAAAISQLRGWAYREKRKNRTAAISDNIILHSVADDIRPSQIRGYDTTVNRDGAVVYSSGGKPVLLDRGLYIEVADVPAEKGKNLAMALHITGEKSGETVEVRGDKAFVQGTIQYIPHFNASSGNTVPLTHPLQRQQAGYTGMKRQEPDTTIGKNTMQPQSSPKPDRQP; this is translated from the coding sequence ATGCTTGCGGTAGTCGCTGAAAGAAGGCGTGACGGTAAATCCAGTTTCGTACAACTTATCTCTTACACCATCCTGCGTGATGATGTGGAGATGAGCGAAACGCTGTCGCCAGAGAAACCGTTTGTTCGTAAGTCCCGGGCGGAAGATAAAATTTTCAATGACCTCGTTGGGTACGCGACACGTAATGCGCTGCCTGATTCGCAGGATATTATCGCAACGTTCCTGGACGGACGCCAGCAGGTGCGTTGCGATAAAGTCATCTGCGAAACTAACTGTTTTTCACTGGAGACTTCGTCTACGGAAATGGACATGGTTGCCATGCAAAACACGCGCTGCAATGACCCTGTCTACCATGCCATCCTGTCCTGGCCGACCTCAGAACGGCCGACGCCTGACCAGATTTTTGAGTCAGCAAGGTATTGTCTTAAGCGTCTGGGAATGGAAGATCATCAGTATGTTTTCGCCATACATGATGACACTGATAATGTGCACTGCCACCTGACCGTAAATCGTGTCAATCCGGCCAGTTACAAAGTCGCCGCCCCCTACAATGATTACTTTACCCTTGACCGTTGCTGTCGTGAGCTGGAGCTGAAAAATGGCTGGAAGCATGACAATGGACCTTACATGGTTAATGGCGACGGTGCGATTTCCCGGAACCGCAAGTTTTACAAATCAGCACCTTCTGCTGCACGACAGATGGAGCACTTTGGCGACAAGGAAAGTCTGTTCTCTTATGCCGTAGATAATTGCAGGGAGAAGCTGAATTCTTTGTTTATGCAAAGTGATTACAGCTGGGATGATGTGCATGACATTCTGATCGCTGCCGGGCTTGAGCTACGTCAGAAAGGTGAGGGCCTCGCTATTTATGACGTTGCCGATGATGAACAATGTTCAGTTAAGGCCAGCGATCTACATCCGGAACTAACGCTGAGCTGTCAGCAGGAGTTGATCGGGAAATTTAATCCAGCATCCATTGTTCGTGAAGTTAACAAGGATGGTAAAGATGTACTGCTGAGTGCCGTGGATATTGAATCCCAGTACGATAATCGTCTTCACCGTCGTGACAAAGGTGCCAGAACGGAACGTCGTAATGCCCGTGCGGAGGCTCGCCAGGATCTTATTGCACGCTACAAGGCATACAAAACCAGCTTTGTTCGGCCGGGTATTTCAGCTGATGCTGCCCGTACGCGCTTTCGCGAACTGGTGGCCGGCTATCGTATTCGCAAGAATAATGTTCGCATGACTGAGCGCGATCCTCTCTTGCGTAAACTGATGTTCCGCGCGCTTGAAGTGGAGAAGATGAAGGATATGGCCGCCCTGCGTTTACAGATCAGGGATGAGAGGAAGGCGCTCAAAGAGATGCCGGGTTCCCGTCCATTGTCGTATCGGGCTTGGGTGGAAGTGCAGGCTAGCGGTAATGATGCAGCGGCAATTTCCCAGCTGCGCGGCTGGGCATATCGCGAGAAGCGGAAGAACCGTACTGCGGCTATCTCTGACAATATTATTCTTCACTCAGTTGCTGATGACATTCGTCCGTCGCAGATTCGTGGTTATGATACGACAGTGAATCGTGATGGTGCGGTTGTGTATTCATCCGGAGGTAAGCCGGTGCTGCTCGATCGAGGTTTGTATATTGAGGTTGCCGATGTGCCGGCTGAGAAGGGTAAAAATCTGGCGATGGCGTTGCACATCACCGGGGAGAAAAGCGGGGAGACGGTGGAAGTCAGGGGAGATAAAGCGTTTGTGCAGGGTACCATTCAGTACATTCCGCACTTCAATGCGTCGTCCGGTAATACCGTACCTCTGACTCATCCTTTGCAGCGCCAGCAGGCGGGTTACACTGGCATGAAACGTCAGGAGCCGGACACAACGATCGGTAAAAATACTATGCAGCCTCAGAGCTCGCCTAAACCCGACAGGCAACCCTGA
- the mobA gene encoding plasmid mobilization protein MobA, which yields MSKSEKRQRTALLGSVRCFPEEKQQIQASAKSAGLSTGEFLRRSALGRRIVAKGDTRQMNEILKLGGLLKHLYSEMKKDGVMTTERSKDFSDALIATKVALMKFRADSLNNTED from the coding sequence ATGAGCAAGAGTGAAAAACGCCAGAGAACAGCTTTGCTGGGCAGCGTGCGATGCTTCCCTGAAGAGAAACAACAGATACAGGCCAGTGCCAAATCAGCCGGTCTGTCTACCGGTGAGTTTCTTCGGCGTTCAGCTCTTGGTCGCCGTATTGTGGCTAAAGGCGACACACGGCAGATGAATGAGATACTGAAGCTGGGGGGATTGTTGAAGCATCTCTACAGTGAGATGAAGAAAGACGGTGTTATGACGACGGAAAGAAGCAAAGATTTTTCTGACGCTCTGATTGCGACAAAGGTTGCTTTGATGAAGTTCAGAGCTGACAGCCTGAACAATACTGAGGACTAA
- a CDS encoding molybdopterin-guanine dinucleotide biosynthesis protein MobC, with translation MSDKKWYSVEDVELAKTSLDELPDLSKTRLTKSDVLEQLKDKIIELADNKGYSVEDIRSGLDSAGIQTSVKAIREILNARKKSSLRAASLRKKSPNLSENSTAVES, from the coding sequence ATGTCGGATAAAAAATGGTACAGCGTTGAAGATGTGGAGCTGGCGAAAACGTCGCTGGATGAGTTACCGGATTTGTCAAAAACGCGTCTAACTAAATCGGACGTGCTGGAGCAGCTGAAGGATAAAATTATTGAGCTGGCGGATAACAAAGGATATAGCGTGGAGGATATTCGCAGCGGGCTGGACAGTGCCGGAATCCAGACCAGCGTAAAAGCCATTCGTGAGATTCTTAACGCCCGTAAAAAATCCTCCCTGCGCGCAGCGTCTCTCCGTAAAAAGTCTCCGAATTTATCGGAAAATTCAACTGCGGTTGAATCGTAA